The nucleotide window TTTGTCAGCGCTTGCTTGCACTAATTATTGAAGAAACtagcactctctctctctctctctctgtgatcAAATCACAAGGAAATTAATCAATTGCAACAAGCAAGCAAGACAAGAGGCTCTGTTTGTGAGTGATTATTATTATACATATGTTATGtgcgtatatatacatatgtttgtgttcaaatcaaattatgaTTGATTCAGCGGAAGAGACCTACGTTGAAAACAATCCTTTGAATGCCAAACTCTTACACAACAAGAATTCTATTAACGATTTTCTACTAACTAATCTAAAGTTCTAAACCCAAGCTGCTTCTAATCCGTCCTCCGAGATTTgctcccttttcttttctgttttttttttcttcttaagaTTTGATAGAATCTGAATTATAATTTCTAAATGGGACATTGGTTTGCGTAAGTCTGGTTCTCTGCAGCAGATCACTCGTTGTTTGGGTTATTAATTTGGGCCTCTCAGAATCTTGTATTAACGAAGGTAAAATAAGGGTAAACTCTTTGTGTGGCCTTTAATAAAATGTTGTCCAAGCgggcccttttctttttctgggctcatgcttattttttttttgggttttaaaatCCAAGGGTGaggaaaagggaagaaaatcCAAAGCAGGGTAGCTACAGCCGCATATGCACTTTATCTaatcttcaaatttttgtaattaatgaTTTTGATTCAACGCATTATTAATTCTACCTACCCTTGGGATTTGAATGATATTCCTGTGGAACTAACATGTTAGAACATCTCCAACAGAGTTGCTATACTCTGATTCTTAGCTATTTTAACTAGAATAAGGGCAAAACGCAACTTCAGTAAACTTACTATCTAACTCTCTATTTTAGAGAACTCCCTACTTAAGTTTGGTGGCTCTCTACATTTGGAGAGGAGAGAAATTAAGGGTTCTtcatttcttcatcttctctttcCCTAGGCATACAACCCTCTCtcaccttttattttttgatttttaataaacttttaatttagagatgatgagagaaaaataataaaatattatagattagtcaaaataaagaatattGCCGGAGAAAACtacttttaagttttttgtCATATAGGTCAACCTTTTAAGTAGTTTGCtataatgatttttctaactattttagttaaaattttgttaaaagttaGAGACCTCCTAAAGATGCTTTTATTCATTAATTACCAAGTCTATCAGGCATCTTGCATGCAATAATTGTTGAGAttcattattgttttgtttgttgagcATCACTATCAGTCTATCGGGCATCTTTTATGCATGCAACACATTGAACTGAgacagagaaaacaaaaaaaaaaaaaagatggaaaAGGGACTTAAGGTTGAATTGAAACCTCAGCCACAAGTTGCTTATTATTGAGTACCCGCAGCTGACTAAATGCATACCTACTGGGCTAGGCTACATTACATGTCAAGACCAGAAAAAGGGAAAGTGAAGCAATGTTGTATTACCCTTTATTATTATGgtgtatttattaatttagaattgaagaaattgaattttattaatgGAGGATTCATGtgtttacttcacatcaaagaattaaaaagtaaatggaactaacacaaaattaggaattgaatttctgatttttgaGGAATTTAATTCTTGAGTGGAaggtggtattctaattcatAGAGAACTAACCTATtaggaattcatcttttttactcattatatcctcacacaatgtttaaaattccaaatttgccAACTACTTCAACCAAACAATGAGGACATTTAGTAATTAATATCATTCCTATCCTAATTCCATATAATTTAGTAAACAATTTCAATAGGAATCTATAATATAACTCCCCTCaatccatatggtttagtatACAATTTTAATAAGAATCCGGAATCTAAATCTCCTCAATCTAACtcctcttcaattcaattcctcctaaTTCAATTACGGATTAGTAAAAACATACCATTAGTGTAGGAAATTATCCAAAAATAACTCAATGTTATGTTAGTTGATGAGTCTATGACTGTGACTCTGTGAGGCACGACAACTGTGAGCAGCctcattattattaattataggCTATCAAGGGAAGGCAAGTTCACATCACCACTGCtaccatccatccatccatccatccatatacatacatacacatGAAAGCAGCTGTTGATGTACAAAAATGGTCATACACTACAAAAATGGTCATACACTTTTGAGTCCAACCTGCACCCTCTTCGGCAGAGTGGGTAAGCTGCGAGACAAAGTACGAGCAGTGAGACCTTGGGCACCAGTGTGGTACCAGCTGAAGACTCTCAATACTTAAGTTAGGTGTTAAGTATTGAGTGAATAGTAATCTAGACAGAGTGATAGCTAAATAGCCGAATGTCGCAGTTACCTTATTTTGGGGACTTGTGcccatatttatatattttgggaGATATGCATCTTAAATGAgatttcgatgtgggactatGGACATTGCCTGATGAGGCATCATGTGTCCTTGTGTGAAATCCCTAATGAAATGTGGTTTTTAGCCACGATCGGCAGTTCATGATGCCGAAGACTCACAACATGCCGATGGTATTTTGTGGACGCAATTGATTGTCAAATTTAATGGGTCCTCCTCATAGGTCCTTGTTTCATGTGTCGTTTTCTGATTAGTCGGTTAGATATGGTATAAATAGAAGCAGAACCGaactagtatatatatatcgttGGTGTGTGTGTTGAGTGCAATCAAATCTTTGGGTCTTGGAGATCGAACATCCGTGATATCTTATTCTTACTTGACCAAAGACTGGAACAAAATGAAggtatgtatgtgtatatcaTCACTTAGCAAGCACGCCTTTGTTCCTCTGTCTTACATTTCTATTATAACTCATGCAGCAGTAGCACGCTCACCCAACCCAATCCAACCccatttaattataaatttgtgGTTTTGATATGCAGTGTAAGACTAAGAAGATTGAGATGAAAGTACCTATGAATTGCCAGAAATGCCAACAGAAGGCATTCAAAATTATTGCTGAAGCAGATGGTATGGCGAGTtagtaattataaatatatacaaaatacaaaagcaCATGCTCCATCATTAATATAATTAGAAAAACTCCATTCTCATCTTCTCTGCTTGACTGCAGGTGTGACCTTTTTGGGAttaagagaggagagagacaTAGTGGTGGTGATTGGTCAAGGAGTAGACGCCTGCAACTTGGCTAAGAGCTTAAGGAAAAAGTTTAAGACTACTGACATTATCACCGTCGCAGATGTATGAAGACCCTAAAACCTAGAGCCTCCATGAAATGAATATTAATTAAGCTACGCAAATATTCCAATTAAGTCCAAGCCCTTTTCAATATTTGTTAGTATTTGGCCAACGTAACCATGCATGACGTGAtgctaaattaatattaatgtaATTTTTCCAGCCAAATTTATATGATCAtgattcattaattttgaatttaattaattaatatccaGGATCCACTCAATTTGCCTCTCCTCCTCAGTGTCAAGACTCGAGAGTCAAAAGTCAAGAGTCCACAGCAAAATGTTGGGTCTTGTGTTGTTTCTCTGTGATCATTATTTGTGTGTATTGTGTTGGGAATCATGGGAAGGGGGAGGGGGATGGTGGTGGGCCAAgcattgcaaatttgcaattgcCTACTCCTCCTCGATCGACCACGATAAATCACAACGTACGTGGAGTGGGGCACGCGTCGTCCTATATTGTCTTGCAACACAAATCACTAGCTACGTGGAGGGCACGTGTCTACTGTCTTGCAAGTTGAAAGAGGGCACGCCACCtgcactttcttcttcttcttgttcttttttgctCTCCATCGCGTTCAGACTTCACCGCTGTGTGCGCctggcctctctctctcttaacgGCTTACCTTACATTACATGCTGTGCTGATCCTCAGTTTCAACAGCAATTAATAAGTTACAAAACTAACTAATAACTGATTATATATAGCTTAATCAGCTAGCTAGACAGAGGAGACGATGGAGGCGGACCCAGATTATTCCCACAACCAAATCAACCCAACAGGAACAACGGAgccaaaaacaacaagaaataaGTTAATTTACCTGTCTTTCTCTAATCGTGTGAAGCTCCATAAGCTACCCCACCTAACCGACAACTACGctactactactactagtAGTGATGATGAtctctcatcatcatcatcaggcGGCTTTCAAaggagcagcagcagcagccacaCCAACCCACTTGAAGACAACCCCTTCTACCACCTCTCCCACTCCCATGGCTTCTACATAACCCCGTCCGACGTTGTCCTCCGCCACATCGTCTACGACTACCAACACCAACCTAGTTCTGCTTCTGCTACTTCcttagatgatgatgatgatgatgatgatgctgtTGCTGCCTACCACCGCGCTGGCCCACGACGCCAAATCTTTTTCCAGGTGTCAAGCACAAAGGCCGCCATTGTCACCTGCGGTGGCCTCTGCCCGGGCCTCAACACCGTCGTTCGAGAGCTCGTTCTTGGCCTCTGGGACCTCTACTCTGTCCGTCAAATTTTCGGTATCAAGGCTGGCTACCGTGGCTTTTACTCCAAGGAATTGGAACCCCTGCAACTTAACCCCAAGCTTGTCCACAACTGGCACAAGATCGGTGGCACCATTCTCCAGACCTCCAGAGGTGGCTTCCATCTTCAAAACATTGTCGATGCCATCCAACATCGCGGCTATAATCAGGTTTCTACTTTAACTTCATTAATTACTTTACTACCGACTTGTACATCAATTAATTCCTGGTATATatactaataaaataatatattctcttttttcttttcgagTGATTATAGAATACTATGATAAATAGCGTTCTTTGCTTGTCAGCCTCCCNNNNNNNNNNNNNNNNNNNNNNNNNNNNNNNNNNNNNNNNNNNNNNNNNNNNNNNNNNNNNNNNNNNNNNNNNNNNNNNNNNNNNNNNNNNNNNNNNNNNATCTTAAGCTACTactgctttctttttttagtaaatTGAGTTTAGacccataaaattcattttaaatcacCTACAACCCTTTCCTctagttttctatttaaaatatcaaatttttttaaataatacccaatgactaggatccaactaagcaagttacctaatataacttaaaatctaatttattatattttttggatTGTAAAACTACCAATATTTATAAGTTAATGTGTTATAGGGGGTGTAACTAATGACACCCGTTGAATTTGAAAAGATCTCCAAATAGTTGTAATGGATGTAGGAATTAATTCAGAaacttatttaaaattaaatattaaattccaCATTAAagtattagtaatttattttacaactagtaatctatttttgaattaatggTGTTTTCCTTCTATGAATTACTACTAGTAATCTATTTAAAGTATtagtaatttaaattcaatattaaatttaggaattaatgttttcttttaatgaaTTATAAGACCAgtattctttttaattatagttttatgAATATTAGTGTACATTCTAatgatgttgaaaaataatttgataatctatttattgttttgtttttaaaacttttttttaatgaacctattttttctccaaatattgtacctattttttttctttattaattgttttatgaaaaataatttgatcatcatctttttagtgtttgttttatgaatattttttttaaatgagcctattttctctctcaaaataatgtatctaataaaacaatttacctagtatgatgaacctattttttctgCTAAATTTTgtatctatttttttctctaataatgtatacctagtaaaacaatttttcTAGTGTaatgaacttatttttttcttctaaataatgtacctatttttaatttataaaaaatgtgcataaatttcaattatacaacgtacctattttctataaattattgtgtacctatttttaatttatgaaaaatgtacggaaatttcaattacaaagtaacTGACCTatttttgtcaatttcttttggtaaataatgtacttatatttttataggtatatatttatatttatatttttcatatatacattattggatatgtattatatcagtcccgatctcttggaccacaggagtccaagagattgtggtcacccaccgttggattttaatccaatggttgaaaaaagttttttaaaatgagtgcaagagtgagtgaaccgttgaatttacatccaacggtgagtgactataaatttcttggacccctgtagtccaagagatcaggactgtgtattatatatatatattacaattTTAAGGGGCCATATGTTAGAGGGAAtgacaaccaaaagaaatggggtgattgatatgctattaatagggagttttaattacaattatgacAGTTAATGAAATGCTTGGAATAAATTATGTTTGATGGCAAGGATATAAAAACATAGGAATACTACGACCTCTTATATTCTACTGGTCATTatttaagtttgaaattgggttttacaCATAGATTTATAGAATGATGGGTATATGTCTAGGATTGTAGAGACCTATATTGGATAagcccttctttttttatttccttaaCAAACAAAGGTCAAAATAAACTTgtgtttaaaatttgaattattgacttattttttgttaaatattaattcatcGTTTCTGATGAATTGATGATGATCTACTACGTATATACATTTGACCTAGGTACCATAAATTTGGAGAGGTAACCTTTGTTAGATAAGCTGGTGGTTGCTGGTAAATATACAAAATATGGATGTAATTCGCACTAACACAATAGATGCTGATCTGTTGCCGGAAAGATTTTTAAATATGTATCAAGGTGGCTAGACTAACACAGTTGAgcaaactttttttattttttatctttagGAAGTCATTCTCAGTTTAAGAAAGCGTATTCACAAATTACCAATAAGTAATGTCCATTAAGGTAGGTTACAGATCTTTACAAATCACACCTCACTTTgatttatcttatatatatataattacataTGATTGATTTATTGATTGTATAAGAAATGTTGTTTGTACCTACAGCTGTACATTGTAGGTGGAGACGGCACGATGCACGGGGCGGTGGAGATATTTCATGAGATTCGTCGGAGAAAACTGAATATTGCAGTGACTGGGATTCCGAAAACTGTGGACAATGATGTAGGTATCATTGACAGGTCTTTCGGATTCCAGACAGCAGTAGAAATGGCGCAGCAGGCAATAAGTGCAGCTCATGTGGAGGCTGAGAGTGCAGTGAATGGAATAGGGTTGGTGAAGTTAATGGGTCGAAGTACAGGTCATATCGCTCTGCATGCAACATTGAGCAGCCGTGACGTGGACTGCTGCATAATTCCTGAAATTCCATTTTACCTGGAAGGAAAAGGAGGGCTATTCGAATTCCTTGAGAAGCGATTGAGGGAGAATGGACATGCAGTGTTGGTGGTGGCTGAGGGAGCCGGACAGGATTAtatgaggaggaggatgggCATGGACAGAATAAATGAGGATGATGCTCAGAACCAGAAACAGGACATAAGTATAAGGGCCGCTGGTGGTAGAGATGAATCAGGGAACCCAGTGTTCCTGGACGTCGGGCAATGGCTCAAGTCGGAGCTAAACAAGTGGTGGAGGAGGGAGCACCCAAATGAGCTCTTCACAGTCAAGTACATAGATCCCACCTACATGATACGCGCCGTCCCTGCAAATGCGACAGATAACTTGTACTGCACGCTTGTTGCGCATTCAGCCATTCATGGAGTCATGGCAGGGTATACTGGGTTTGTGTCTGGCCCCGTCAATGGAAACTATGCTTACATTCCACTTGAAGAGGTCGCAAAGGCTAAAAATGAAGTCGATACTAGAGACCATAAATGGGCCTGGGTCAGATCAGTCACCAACCAGCCTGATTTTCAGACAAAGAGCTAGCTAATCGATCGAGCTAGCTATCTAGCTTTGAAAACAACCTGTGTTCTCTTCTGCTGCTAGGTGTTCAGATGAAGTGAGAGTTTGGATGTAATATTATATAC belongs to Prunus persica cultivar Lovell chromosome G4, Prunus_persica_NCBIv2, whole genome shotgun sequence and includes:
- the LOC18781540 gene encoding ATP-dependent 6-phosphofructokinase 2; translation: MEADPDYSHNQINPTGTTEPKTTRNKLIYLSFSNRVKLHKLPHLTDNYATTTTSSDDDLSSSSSGGFQRSSSSSHTNPLEDNPFYHLSHSHGFYITPSDVVLRHIVYDYQHQPSSASATSLDDDDDDDDAVAAYHRAGPRRQIFFQVSSTKAAIVTCGGLCPGLNTVVRELVLGLWDLYSVRQIFGIKAGYRGFYSKELEPLQLNPKLVHNWHKIGGTILQTSRGGFHLQNIVDAIQHRGYNQLYIVGGDGTMHGAVEIFHEIRRRKLNIAVTGIPKTVDNDVGIIDRSFGFQTAVEMAQQAISAAHVEAESAVNGIGLVKLMGRSTGHIALHATLSSRDVDCCIIPEIPFYLEGKGGLFEFLEKRLRENGHAVLVVAEGAGQDYMRRRMGMDRINEDDAQNQKQDISIRAAGGRDESGNPVFLDVGQWLKSELNKWWRREHPNELFTVKYIDPTYMIRAVPANATDNLYCTLVAHSAIHGVMAGYTGFVSGPVNGNYAYIPLEEVAKAKNEVDTRDHKWAWVRSVTNQPDFQTKS